Proteins from one Bradyrhizobium roseum genomic window:
- a CDS encoding DUF6789 family protein, with the protein MSGHWIWKAAIAGFCGSAAHTLLMYLKSRAGLLPAFQPYENLQASLAHVTGTSVHPIIPWVLSFLNGSTVFGFCFGRFYGSLPGASGAAKGVAFGVLGWAVMGMVFFPLLKLGPFALHLGLGIWPALFSLAMLLTYSVMLGLVYAALDPQRETGSTSP; encoded by the coding sequence ATGAGCGGGCATTGGATCTGGAAGGCGGCCATCGCGGGTTTCTGCGGTAGCGCCGCCCATACGCTATTGATGTACCTGAAATCGCGGGCCGGCCTGCTGCCTGCGTTTCAGCCCTATGAGAACCTTCAGGCCTCACTCGCCCACGTCACAGGAACAAGCGTTCACCCGATCATCCCATGGGTGCTGTCGTTCCTGAACGGTTCGACGGTTTTCGGCTTCTGCTTCGGGCGGTTTTACGGTTCGCTGCCAGGCGCGAGCGGCGCGGCAAAGGGCGTGGCATTCGGCGTCTTGGGTTGGGCGGTGATGGGGATGGTATTCTTCCCTTTGTTGAAACTGGGACCGTTTGCCCTCCATCTCGGCCTCGGTATCTGGCCAGCCCTGTTTTCGCTTGCGATGCTGCTGACCTACAGCGTCATGCTCGGCCTTGTTTACGCAGCCCTCGACCCGCAACGCGAGACTGGATCGACCAGCCCCTGA
- a CDS encoding peptidoglycan-binding domain-containing protein, giving the protein MPRRIDDDEEPPRRRRRGAKAAAIEVERERGLMVRMFLHSPKDMVAGLLAAAAICAIVANALFLQAGRHPSPMFGSVVTLPAQTAAVSPLPRPRPVELVTEPPVIGPVEARGVDPKGDSKNADPRSPGSQAALSASAARPAAPVPANAQSAGARRVAAVQRALTQYGYGQLKPTGAVGSDTQAAITKFERDRKLPVTGQMSDRLVKELTAMIGHPID; this is encoded by the coding sequence GTGCCTAGGCGTATCGACGACGATGAGGAACCACCGCGACGGCGCCGTCGCGGCGCCAAGGCGGCTGCGATCGAGGTGGAGCGGGAGCGCGGCCTGATGGTGCGCATGTTCCTGCACAGCCCGAAAGACATGGTTGCGGGCCTGCTGGCAGCCGCTGCGATTTGCGCCATCGTCGCCAATGCGTTGTTTCTGCAGGCCGGACGCCATCCTTCGCCGATGTTCGGTTCCGTGGTGACGCTGCCGGCGCAAACTGCCGCCGTGAGCCCGCTGCCGCGCCCGCGGCCGGTCGAACTCGTTACTGAGCCGCCTGTAATCGGACCGGTGGAGGCGAGGGGCGTCGATCCCAAGGGCGATTCCAAAAACGCGGATCCCAGAAGCCCCGGTTCACAAGCGGCTCTGTCCGCCAGTGCGGCGCGGCCGGCTGCGCCGGTTCCGGCTAACGCGCAAAGCGCCGGCGCGCGCCGCGTGGCGGCGGTGCAGCGTGCGCTCACGCAATACGGCTACGGCCAATTGAAGCCGACCGGCGCGGTCGGTTCGGACACCCAGGCCGCGATTACGAAATTCGAGCGCGACCGCAAGCTCCCGGTGACCGGCCAGATGTCCGACCGGCTGGTCAAGGAACTCACGGCGATGATCGGCCACCCGATCGATTAG
- a CDS encoding ATP-binding protein codes for MSIIRDCFDALLHPSARYDALMRARHRAFMAPRLVGSLVALAAFPIYLAMRGAPTGIEVAAFAWLIAPILLSWFLSRTGRYEGAHILSALALAVLVMMVAVTTGGIESFAAVWLIVVPLEAALSASRRVVVFASTLALSCAAVLIALGHFQFLPASESNVALHSVLMAAGVASATLYASGLAISAESLARTSVSLLYLEEDRYRLLAGNMSDVISRHNRNGAVEFISPAAEAMLGTPGARLTGHGLFDRVHVADRPAYLTALSDAARGSEQRVEFRLRRDAVRGQNISADFIWVEMRCRPLEQASSEADVVAVMRDVTDRKLQEQALELARTAAEQADASKTRFLATMSHELRTPLNAIIGFSEMIVHEEAMMLDAARRKEYAQLINDSGQHLLSVVNGILDISKMETGNFEIAPEPFAPRTALLHCCNLLALKARDNGVDLITRAAEDLPVMNGDPRAFKQIALNLVANAIKFTERGGSVTVSATVEGPRLMLVVTDTGIGIDAEDLTRIGDPFFQAGKTYQRKHEGTGLGLSIVKGLVGLHDGEMSVRSTVGEGTTVTVALPLDFTPSLASSNNVATLKPAPRAGSQDQVHQVKKSA; via the coding sequence TTGAGTATCATCCGCGATTGTTTCGATGCGTTGCTGCATCCCTCGGCACGATATGATGCGCTGATGCGCGCGCGCCATCGTGCATTCATGGCGCCGCGGCTGGTTGGCAGCCTGGTGGCGCTCGCGGCTTTTCCGATTTACCTGGCGATGCGCGGAGCGCCCACCGGCATCGAGGTCGCGGCCTTTGCCTGGCTGATCGCTCCCATTCTCTTGTCCTGGTTCCTGTCGCGCACCGGCCGTTACGAAGGCGCGCATATTCTTTCCGCGCTGGCGCTGGCGGTGCTCGTGATGATGGTTGCCGTCACCACCGGCGGTATCGAGTCATTTGCCGCGGTCTGGCTCATCGTCGTTCCCCTGGAAGCGGCGCTGTCGGCCTCGCGCCGCGTCGTCGTGTTCGCTTCGACGCTTGCACTGTCATGCGCGGCCGTGTTGATCGCGCTCGGGCACTTTCAGTTCCTGCCGGCGTCGGAGTCGAACGTGGCGCTGCACAGCGTGTTGATGGCAGCCGGCGTGGCGTCCGCTACGCTCTATGCGTCGGGACTGGCCATCAGCGCCGAGTCGCTGGCGCGGACTTCCGTGTCGCTGCTTTATCTCGAGGAAGACCGTTATCGCCTGCTCGCGGGAAACATGAGCGACGTGATCTCGCGTCACAACCGCAACGGCGCCGTGGAGTTCATTTCACCGGCGGCGGAAGCCATGCTCGGCACGCCGGGCGCACGGCTCACTGGCCACGGCCTGTTCGACCGCGTTCATGTCGCCGATCGGCCGGCCTATCTCACGGCGCTGTCGGATGCCGCGCGCGGCAGCGAGCAGCGCGTCGAATTCCGGCTGCGCCGGGACGCGGTTCGCGGCCAGAACATTTCCGCCGACTTCATCTGGGTCGAGATGCGTTGCCGTCCGCTGGAGCAGGCGTCAAGCGAGGCCGATGTCGTTGCCGTGATGCGCGACGTCACCGACCGCAAGCTCCAGGAGCAGGCGCTCGAACTGGCGCGCACCGCCGCCGAGCAGGCGGACGCATCCAAGACCCGCTTCCTGGCCACCATGAGCCACGAACTGCGCACGCCGTTGAACGCCATCATCGGCTTCTCCGAGATGATCGTGCACGAAGAAGCGATGATGCTCGACGCCGCGCGCCGCAAGGAATACGCGCAACTGATCAACGATTCCGGCCAGCATCTGTTGTCTGTCGTCAACGGCATCCTCGACATCTCCAAGATGGAAACCGGCAATTTCGAAATCGCGCCGGAGCCGTTCGCGCCGCGCACGGCGCTGTTGCACTGCTGCAATCTGCTGGCGCTGAAGGCGCGCGACAACGGCGTCGATCTGATCACGCGCGCGGCGGAAGATTTGCCCGTGATGAACGGCGATCCGCGCGCGTTCAAGCAGATCGCGCTCAATCTCGTCGCCAACGCCATCAAGTTCACCGAGCGCGGCGGCAGCGTCACGGTTTCCGCCACCGTCGAGGGACCGCGGCTGATGCTCGTCGTCACCGACACCGGGATCGGGATCGACGCCGAGGATCTCACGCGGATCGGCGATCCGTTCTTCCAGGCCGGCAAGACCTATCAGCGCAAGCACGAAGGCACCGGCCTCGGCCTGTCGATCGTGAAGGGCCTGGTCGGATTGCACGATGGCGAGATGAGCGTGCGGAGCACAGTCGGCGAGGGAACTACGGTCACGGTTGCCTTGCCGCTTGACTTTACGCCGTCGCTGGCTTCTTCAAACAACGTGGCAACCTTGAAGCCGGCGCCGCGCGCCGGATCGCAGGATCAAGTCCATCAGGTGAAGAAGAGTGCCTAG
- a CDS encoding MucR family transcriptional regulator: MTDNAGKTPVELTANIVSAYLSNNPTQASEIPNLISQVHAALMRVSSGRPETPLEPAKPAVSVKKSMTPEYLVCLEDGKRFKSLKRHLRTQYNMTPEQYRDKWGLPPDYPMVAPNYAVARSQLAKKMGLGQQARKRK, encoded by the coding sequence ATGACCGATAACGCCGGCAAGACGCCCGTCGAACTCACCGCCAATATCGTCTCGGCCTATCTCAGCAACAATCCGACCCAGGCTTCGGAAATCCCGAACCTGATCAGCCAGGTTCATGCCGCGCTGATGCGGGTGTCAAGCGGCCGGCCCGAGACGCCGCTGGAGCCGGCCAAACCCGCCGTGTCGGTGAAGAAGTCGATGACCCCGGAATATCTGGTCTGCCTCGAGGACGGCAAGCGCTTCAAATCGCTGAAGCGCCATCTGCGGACGCAGTACAACATGACGCCGGAGCAATATCGCGACAAATGGGGCCTGCCGCCGGATTACCCGATGGTGGCGCCGAACTACGCGGTGGCGCGCTCGCAGCTCGCCAAGAAAATGGGCCTCGGCCAGCAAGCGCGGAAGCGAAAGTAA
- a CDS encoding class II aldolase/adducin family protein, with the protein MSPAEARLKEVSSGMTDAEWNQRVNLAACYRLVALYGWDDLVDTHISARVPGPDHHFLINPYGLMFEEITASSLVKVDLHGNQLSESDYSINPAGFTIHSAIHEVREDAGCVLHLHTPDGTAVASCMEGLLPMNQTAQFVTHDLAYHDYEGVALDHDERPRLQRDLGNKNHMLLRNHGTLTVGRSVASAFERMYHLERACTMQVRTRMLGPTAYPVEQAVIDKNEQLFANPDRAEMRSTNLVWPPLLRKLDRLDPSYKN; encoded by the coding sequence ATGTCGCCAGCCGAAGCTCGCCTGAAGGAAGTCTCGTCCGGCATGACGGACGCCGAGTGGAACCAGCGCGTCAACCTCGCCGCCTGCTATCGCCTCGTGGCACTGTATGGCTGGGACGATCTGGTCGACACCCACATTTCGGCGCGCGTGCCGGGGCCCGACCATCACTTCCTGATCAATCCCTATGGCCTGATGTTCGAGGAAATCACGGCGTCGAGCCTGGTGAAGGTCGATCTGCACGGCAACCAGCTCAGCGAGAGCGACTACAGCATCAACCCGGCGGGCTTCACCATCCATTCCGCGATCCACGAGGTGCGCGAAGACGCCGGCTGCGTGCTGCATCTGCATACGCCTGATGGAACGGCGGTGGCGAGCTGCATGGAAGGCCTGCTGCCGATGAACCAGACCGCGCAGTTCGTCACCCACGACCTCGCCTATCACGACTATGAGGGCGTGGCGCTGGACCACGACGAACGGCCGCGGCTGCAACGGGATCTCGGCAACAAGAACCACATGCTGCTGCGCAATCACGGCACGCTGACGGTCGGCCGTTCGGTCGCCTCCGCCTTCGAGCGCATGTATCACCTGGAACGCGCCTGCACGATGCAGGTCCGCACCCGCATGCTGGGCCCGACCGCCTACCCGGTCGAACAGGCCGTGATCGACAAGAACGAACAGCTGTTCGCCAATCCCGACCGCGCGGAGATGCGCTCCACGAATCTGGTGTGGCCGCCGCTGTTGCGCAAACTCGATCGGCTCGATCCCAGTTACAAAAATTGA
- a CDS encoding SufE family protein, translated as MTIDEIRDNFELLEEWDDRYRYVIELGRTLAPMPEAEHSAENKVNGCVSQVWLSRQIDRNSDGEPRLKYLGDSDAHIVRGLIAILLTLYSDRTPQQILTTDALAVFDEFGFRDHLTPQRSNGLRSMVERIRADAREALAAAS; from the coding sequence ATGACCATCGACGAGATCAGGGACAATTTCGAGCTGCTGGAAGAATGGGACGACCGCTACCGGTACGTCATCGAACTCGGCCGCACGCTCGCGCCGATGCCCGAGGCCGAGCATTCCGCAGAGAACAAGGTCAATGGCTGCGTCAGCCAGGTCTGGCTGTCGAGGCAGATCGACCGCAACAGCGACGGCGAACCGCGGCTGAAATATCTCGGTGACAGCGACGCCCACATCGTGCGCGGCCTGATCGCGATCCTGCTGACGCTCTATTCCGACCGCACGCCGCAGCAAATCCTGACGACGGACGCGCTCGCGGTATTCGACGAATTCGGCTTTCGCGACCACCTGACGCCGCAGCGCTCCAATGGCCTCCGCTCCATGGTCGAGCGCATTCGCGCCGATGCGCGCGAGGCGCTGGCCGCGGCGTCGTAA
- a CDS encoding GlxA family transcriptional regulator produces MNCYFLTMPKSLTMALLAYDGFQLLDVTGPVAVFAAANHALKRNAYRVEVLSPAGGAVASDCGLAVQTRAIARLPDGKIDTLLIAGAEEAALRAVIANTAVRRWVPRRAAHARRVGSVCSGTFVLAALGLINGRRVATHWEACNALTALYPGITVDPEALYVVDGKIWTSAGVTTGIDMALAMVEADCGAEVANAVARRLVLYARRPGYQSQFSPLLNARIQAESPFADLIDWMQNNLDRPLDVPTLAARAGLGERNFYRRFLAATGSSPAHFVEALRLEAARTLVDGDLPLKGVAAKVGLTPIRLNNAFERRFGVAPRLFRAMHRTGRTPSPNRSGGRSSP; encoded by the coding sequence ATGAACTGCTATTTTCTGACAATGCCGAAATCGCTGACCATGGCCCTGCTCGCCTATGACGGCTTCCAGCTTCTGGACGTGACCGGCCCTGTCGCCGTGTTCGCCGCCGCCAACCACGCGCTCAAACGCAACGCCTACAGGGTCGAGGTGCTGTCCCCCGCGGGCGGCGCAGTCGCAAGCGATTGCGGCCTTGCGGTGCAGACCCGCGCAATCGCACGCCTGCCTGATGGCAAGATCGACACATTGCTGATCGCCGGCGCGGAAGAGGCCGCGCTGCGCGCCGTCATTGCCAATACGGCGGTTCGCCGCTGGGTTCCGCGCCGGGCTGCACATGCAAGACGCGTCGGCTCGGTATGTTCAGGCACATTCGTTCTGGCCGCGCTGGGATTGATCAACGGGCGGCGGGTGGCAACACACTGGGAGGCGTGTAACGCGCTGACGGCGCTGTATCCCGGCATTACGGTAGATCCCGAAGCCCTGTACGTCGTCGACGGCAAGATCTGGACCTCCGCCGGTGTCACCACGGGAATCGACATGGCGCTTGCGATGGTCGAAGCCGATTGCGGGGCCGAGGTCGCCAATGCCGTTGCCCGGCGCCTGGTGCTCTATGCGCGGCGGCCGGGCTATCAGTCGCAGTTCAGTCCGCTGTTGAATGCCCGCATCCAGGCCGAGAGCCCGTTCGCGGACCTGATCGACTGGATGCAGAACAATCTCGATCGGCCGCTGGATGTGCCGACCCTTGCCGCGCGCGCGGGCCTCGGCGAGCGCAATTTCTATCGACGCTTTCTCGCTGCCACCGGCAGTTCGCCGGCGCATTTCGTCGAAGCGCTCCGCCTGGAAGCCGCACGCACGCTCGTAGACGGCGACTTGCCGCTCAAGGGTGTCGCTGCGAAGGTCGGGCTGACCCCGATCCGGCTCAACAATGCTTTTGAAAGGCGATTTGGCGTCGCGCCAAGACTGTTCCGTGCCATGCACCGGACCGGGCGAACGCCATCGCCTAATCGATCGGGTGGCCGATCATCGCCGTGA
- a CDS encoding DJ-1/PfpI family protein translates to MRLSILIYDGLTTLDAVGGYEILARLPGMETEFVASRRGVIAADTRCLGLAAFREFSEVTATDILYVPGGPGAFALETDEIFLDTIRRLDKTSTWTVGICNGVGLLAAAGLLKGLKATTNWFYQDRLRAYGTEFVAERYHRDGKYVTGAGVSASIDAGLFLAWLIAGEQVAKTLQLGIEYYPAPPFPERRPQDVAVEIQDRIRRFESEGGKKQMAQVPVFKDMFQLAQRGE, encoded by the coding sequence ATGCGGCTTTCGATCCTGATCTATGACGGGCTGACGACCCTCGATGCCGTCGGCGGCTATGAGATCCTCGCCCGGCTTCCCGGTATGGAGACGGAGTTCGTCGCGTCGCGTCGCGGCGTCATTGCCGCCGACACGCGATGTCTCGGCCTGGCGGCTTTTCGCGAATTTTCGGAAGTGACGGCCACGGACATCCTGTACGTTCCCGGCGGTCCGGGCGCGTTCGCACTCGAGACGGACGAAATCTTTCTCGATACGATCCGCCGGCTCGACAAGACCTCGACCTGGACGGTCGGCATCTGCAATGGCGTCGGTCTGCTTGCCGCAGCCGGACTGCTCAAGGGCCTGAAGGCAACCACCAACTGGTTCTATCAGGATCGGCTGAGAGCCTATGGGACGGAGTTCGTCGCCGAGCGCTATCACCGCGACGGCAAGTACGTGACAGGTGCAGGCGTTTCCGCGAGTATCGATGCAGGTCTGTTTCTGGCGTGGTTGATCGCCGGCGAGCAGGTCGCGAAGACGCTGCAGCTCGGCATCGAGTATTATCCAGCGCCGCCGTTTCCGGAACGGCGTCCGCAGGACGTGGCCGTCGAAATCCAGGATCGGATCCGTCGTTTCGAATCTGAAGGCGGCAAGAAGCAGATGGCCCAGGTGCCGGTTTTCAAGGACATGTTCCAGCTCGCGCAGCGAGGTGAATGA
- a CDS encoding DUF308 domain-containing protein has translation MAFLVLVAGIGLVVAGLLAIGFGIPIKEFSTGNTLIMAGVVGVCTGVIMLGLWVAVRELKTIARRLATGLPETREEAVDRPAPPAAAVREASPAIGGFPAAEPIGDSGAFSSPPAFSSAPPPPPWQNEEVLRDHPIPEPLHPEPPPPVAKPKRNLMFSSTSRKERERPQPRSGEALPPDPMSSNLRSRPPAVPPVETAEPPSVPFDDAWPRADRAKAAEMLPHRRSSRVPPTLAEANAGPAPVRDAPEVTVLKSGIVDGMAYSLYSDGSIEAEMPEGLMRFASIDELRVHLDQRS, from the coding sequence ATGGCATTTCTTGTGTTGGTCGCCGGGATCGGCCTTGTGGTGGCGGGCCTGCTGGCGATCGGCTTTGGGATTCCGATCAAGGAATTCAGCACCGGCAACACGCTGATCATGGCCGGCGTGGTCGGTGTCTGTACCGGCGTGATCATGCTGGGCCTCTGGGTGGCCGTCCGGGAATTGAAGACTATCGCGCGGCGGCTGGCCACCGGCTTGCCTGAAACGCGTGAGGAGGCGGTCGATCGGCCGGCGCCTCCTGCTGCTGCGGTGCGGGAGGCAAGCCCCGCTATCGGCGGCTTCCCGGCAGCCGAACCGATCGGAGATTCCGGAGCCTTCTCGTCACCGCCGGCCTTCTCCTCAGCGCCGCCGCCCCCGCCGTGGCAGAACGAGGAGGTGCTGCGCGATCATCCGATTCCGGAGCCGCTGCATCCCGAGCCGCCACCGCCGGTTGCAAAGCCGAAGCGCAATTTGATGTTTTCGTCGACATCGCGAAAAGAGCGCGAACGTCCCCAGCCTCGATCCGGCGAGGCGTTGCCGCCGGATCCCATGTCGTCGAACCTGCGTTCCAGGCCGCCCGCCGTGCCGCCGGTGGAGACGGCCGAGCCGCCGTCGGTTCCGTTCGACGATGCCTGGCCGCGGGCGGATCGCGCCAAGGCCGCCGAGATGTTGCCGCACCGGCGCAGCAGCCGCGTGCCTCCGACGCTTGCCGAAGCCAATGCGGGCCCGGCGCCTGTCCGCGACGCGCCCGAGGTAACCGTGCTGAAATCGGGCATTGTCGATGGCATGGCCTATTCGCTTTATTCCGACGGTTCGATCGAGGCCGAAATGCCGGAAGGCCTGATGCGCTTTGCTTCGATCGACGAGCTGCGGGTGCATCTCGATCAGCGGTCGTAG
- a CDS encoding DUF5330 domain-containing protein, with amino-acid sequence MFFLFRMAFWLGLVLVLLPRDPTPESEKAPQIGASEAISAASAAASDMGQFCKRQPAACEVGGQAATAIGQRAQDGARKIYKIITDKKPEQPGVQPSVPGKKPDHTGSIDPESAVAAASFGAAALTEEDMAIEWHLPRPASN; translated from the coding sequence ATGTTTTTTCTGTTTCGTATGGCATTCTGGCTCGGGCTCGTGCTCGTGCTGTTGCCGAGGGATCCGACGCCTGAATCCGAAAAGGCGCCGCAGATCGGTGCAAGCGAAGCCATATCCGCGGCGAGCGCCGCAGCTTCCGACATGGGCCAGTTCTGCAAGCGGCAGCCGGCGGCCTGCGAGGTCGGCGGCCAGGCCGCGACGGCGATCGGCCAGCGCGCCCAGGATGGCGCCCGCAAGATCTACAAGATCATCACCGACAAGAAGCCCGAACAACCCGGCGTCCAACCCAGCGTGCCCGGGAAAAAGCCCGACCACACCGGTTCAATCGACCCCGAGTCTGCCGTTGCAGCCGCTTCCTTCGGCGCCGCCGCGCTGACGGAGGAAGATATGGCGATTGAATGGCACCTGCCGCGGCCGGCTTCAAATTAG
- a CDS encoding glycosyltransferase family 39 protein: protein MSSITTSALDTPARRSVERTCDDLAMLALSIVAIVAGLTFRDYGLGWDDYTHAEYADLLLRMYGSGFKDTGALSFANLYMYGGGFDMAAALLHKVIPLELFETRRLLGAIVGLIGLAVTWRLARRVGGPLAGLAALLLLALCPTFYGHMFMNPKDAPFAVSMMILMLGLVRLADEYPAPSPRTILIVGLGAGLAIGCRILGGLALIYALVGFAPLLIEDVRMHGVREAVRRFAHVLYVLVPGLVLGYLIMGLMWPWSIMEADHPFKALTYFSHFFEKPWKEMFDGALVSVPDMPWSYLPTLFALQLPEILLALLIAGVVGTFMSLSRTDVAGRRKTIFLMLTLAASLPLVIAMVKRPALYNGIRHFVFVIPPMAVLAGVSFAWGMNWLKNHHRRWQPAALAVFTFGLLLPLSEMIRLHPYEYTHFNHLVGTVRGADSLFMLDYWGLALKQASDGLREELVERQESPPQGRKWKVAVCGPQRPAQVALGPDYTIGWDSQSADFAMTLGEFYCKGLTAPVIVEIKRDDVVFARVYDIRGRPIPTLLAIPAP from the coding sequence ATGTCATCCATCACGACTTCTGCACTCGACACGCCTGCACGGCGCTCGGTGGAGCGGACTTGCGACGACCTCGCGATGCTGGCGCTATCGATCGTCGCGATCGTCGCGGGCCTGACCTTCCGCGACTATGGACTGGGCTGGGACGACTACACGCACGCCGAATATGCCGACCTGCTGCTGCGAATGTACGGTTCCGGCTTCAAGGACACCGGCGCGCTGTCGTTCGCCAATCTTTACATGTATGGCGGCGGCTTCGATATGGCGGCCGCGCTGCTGCACAAGGTCATCCCGCTGGAATTGTTCGAAACGCGCCGGCTGCTCGGCGCCATCGTCGGGCTGATCGGACTTGCCGTGACCTGGCGACTGGCGCGGCGCGTCGGCGGCCCGCTTGCCGGGCTCGCTGCACTCCTGTTGCTGGCGCTGTGCCCGACCTTCTACGGGCACATGTTCATGAACCCGAAGGACGCGCCGTTTGCCGTCTCGATGATGATCCTGATGCTGGGCCTGGTGCGCCTCGCCGATGAATATCCCGCACCCTCGCCGCGAACCATCCTGATTGTCGGCCTCGGCGCCGGTCTCGCCATCGGCTGCCGGATACTCGGCGGACTGGCTTTGATCTATGCGCTGGTCGGCTTCGCGCCGCTGTTGATCGAGGACGTTCGCATGCATGGCGTGCGCGAAGCGGTCCGCCGCTTCGCGCACGTCCTGTATGTGCTCGTGCCCGGCCTCGTGCTCGGATATCTGATCATGGGCCTGATGTGGCCGTGGTCGATCATGGAAGCCGACCATCCCTTCAAGGCGCTGACCTATTTCTCGCACTTCTTCGAAAAGCCCTGGAAGGAAATGTTCGACGGCGCGCTGGTCTCGGTGCCCGACATGCCGTGGTCCTATCTGCCGACGCTGTTCGCGCTGCAGCTTCCTGAAATATTGCTCGCGCTGCTGATCGCCGGCGTCGTCGGCACCTTCATGTCGCTGTCGCGCACGGATGTTGCGGGCCGCCGCAAGACCATCTTCCTGATGCTGACGCTGGCGGCCAGCCTGCCGCTGGTGATCGCGATGGTGAAGCGGCCGGCGCTCTACAACGGCATCCGGCATTTCGTGTTCGTGATCCCGCCGATGGCGGTGCTGGCCGGCGTATCGTTCGCCTGGGGCATGAACTGGCTGAAGAACCATCACCGCCGCTGGCAACCGGCGGCACTTGCCGTGTTCACGTTCGGCCTGCTGCTGCCGCTCAGCGAGATGATCCGCCTGCATCCGTACGAATATACGCACTTCAACCACCTTGTCGGCACCGTTCGCGGCGCCGACAGTCTGTTCATGCTGGATTACTGGGGACTTGCGCTGAAGCAGGCATCCGACGGCCTGCGCGAAGAGCTGGTCGAACGGCAGGAGTCCCCCCCGCAGGGGCGCAAATGGAAGGTCGCGGTATGCGGCCCGCAACGCCCGGCCCAGGTCGCGCTCGGCCCCGACTACACGATCGGCTGGGACAGCCAGTCCGCGGACTTTGCCATGACGCTGGGCGAGTTCTACTGCAAGGGCCTGACCGCGCCCGTCATCGTGGAAATCAAGCGCGACGACGTCGTGTTCGCGCGCGTCTATGACATTCGTGGACGCCCGATCCCGACGCTGCTGGCCATTCCGGCGCCGTAA
- a CDS encoding M20/M25/M40 family metallo-hydrolase: MSKANVQPVLDHIDADFDNSLERLFALLRIKSISADPAFAADCKAAADHLAKDIATLGFKAEVRPTAGHPAIVAKSNDKANGGSDPRPHVLFYGHYDVQPVDPLNLWHRPPFEPVVTDHADGRKIIVARGAEDDKGQLMTFVEACRAWKKVTGSLPVDVTILIEGEEEVGSKNFVPFMEAIKDELKADFAMVCDTGMWDPNTPAITTSLRGLVYDEVTIKAANRDLHSGVFGGGARNPIRVLTNILGGLFDDNGTITIPGFYDGVKDLPPDILAQWKALNLSPESFLKPIGLSIPAGEKDRLLIEQVSSRPTCDINGIFGGYTGEGSKTVIPAEASAKVSFRLVEGQDPQKIKQAFRDYVTARLPGDCKAVFTEHSSGAAIALDWNMKPLAAAKRALTEEWGKEALLVGSGASIPIVADFKRTLGLDSLLIGFGLDDDNIHSPNEKYDLKSFHKGIRSWARILGALAEAPR; the protein is encoded by the coding sequence AAGGCGGCGGCCGATCATCTGGCCAAGGATATCGCGACGCTCGGCTTCAAGGCCGAGGTGAGGCCGACCGCAGGGCATCCGGCGATCGTCGCCAAGAGCAATGACAAGGCGAATGGCGGCAGCGACCCCCGGCCGCATGTTTTATTCTATGGCCATTACGATGTGCAGCCGGTCGATCCGCTCAATCTGTGGCACCGGCCGCCGTTCGAGCCGGTCGTCACCGATCACGCCGACGGCCGCAAAATCATCGTGGCGCGCGGTGCCGAGGACGACAAGGGGCAGTTGATGACCTTCGTCGAGGCTTGCCGCGCCTGGAAGAAGGTCACGGGATCGCTGCCGGTCGATGTCACCATTCTGATCGAAGGCGAAGAGGAAGTCGGTTCGAAGAATTTCGTGCCGTTCATGGAAGCCATCAAGGACGAACTGAAGGCCGATTTCGCGATGGTCTGCGACACCGGCATGTGGGATCCGAACACGCCCGCCATCACCACCTCGCTGCGCGGCCTGGTGTATGACGAGGTCACCATCAAGGCCGCCAACCGCGATTTGCATTCCGGCGTTTTCGGCGGCGGCGCGCGAAACCCGATCCGCGTGCTGACCAACATCCTCGGCGGCCTGTTCGACGACAACGGCACCATCACCATTCCCGGGTTCTACGATGGCGTGAAGGACCTGCCGCCGGATATCCTGGCGCAGTGGAAGGCCCTGAACCTCTCGCCGGAGTCATTCCTGAAGCCGATCGGTCTCTCGATCCCCGCCGGCGAAAAGGATCGCCTGTTGATCGAGCAGGTGTCATCGCGTCCGACCTGCGACATCAACGGCATTTTCGGCGGCTATACCGGCGAGGGCTCCAAAACCGTGATCCCCGCGGAAGCTTCCGCAAAGGTCTCGTTCCGTCTGGTCGAAGGCCAGGACCCGCAGAAGATCAAGCAGGCGTTTCGCGACTACGTCACCGCGCGGCTTCCAGGCGACTGCAAGGCGGTCTTCACCGAGCACTCCAGCGGTGCGGCGATCGCGCTCGACTGGAACATGAAGCCGCTGGCTGCTGCAAAACGTGCGCTCACCGAGGAGTGGGGCAAGGAGGCGCTCTTGGTCGGCTCCGGCGCCTCGATCCCGATCGTCGCGGATTTCAAGCGCACGCTCGGCCTCGACAGCCTCCTGATCGGCTTCGGTCTCGACGACGACAACATCCATTCGCCGAACGAGAAGTACGACCTCAAGAGCTTCCACAAGGGCATCCGCTCCTGGGCGCGGATTCTGGGCGCGCTGGCCGAGGCGCCGCGCTAA